In Xanthomonas sacchari, a genomic segment contains:
- the tatC gene encoding twin-arginine translocase subunit TatC, with product MNVEAESSLIEHLVELRARLMRALIGLGVVVVALLPFSKRLYSWLAEPMLAQLPVGQSVIATHPAGAVIAPLKLAFFLALFVSAPWLLYQAWAFVAPGLYQREKRLALPLLASAVLLFYLGCGFAYFLVLPAVFHFLTTFKPDVIQLTPDAGAYLDFVLAIFFAFGASFELPVALVILALLGWVTPQQLRDGRGYAVVGIFVLAAILTPPDVVSQLMLAIPMCLLYELGIIAAAAVTKKPGIEARE from the coding sequence ATGAACGTCGAGGCCGAAAGCAGCCTGATCGAGCACCTGGTCGAACTGCGCGCGCGGCTGATGCGCGCGCTGATCGGCCTGGGCGTGGTGGTGGTGGCGCTGCTGCCCTTCTCCAAGCGCCTGTATTCCTGGCTGGCCGAGCCGATGCTGGCGCAGTTGCCGGTGGGCCAGAGCGTGATCGCCACGCACCCGGCCGGCGCGGTCATCGCCCCGCTCAAGCTGGCGTTCTTCCTGGCCCTGTTCGTGTCCGCGCCGTGGCTGCTGTACCAGGCCTGGGCCTTCGTCGCCCCCGGCCTGTACCAGCGCGAGAAGCGCCTGGCGCTGCCGCTGCTGGCCTCGGCGGTGCTGCTGTTCTATCTCGGCTGCGGCTTCGCCTACTTCCTGGTGCTGCCGGCGGTGTTCCACTTCCTGACCACGTTCAAGCCGGACGTGATCCAGCTCACCCCCGATGCCGGCGCCTACCTGGACTTCGTGCTGGCGATCTTCTTCGCCTTCGGCGCCAGCTTCGAACTGCCGGTGGCGCTGGTGATCCTGGCCCTGCTCGGCTGGGTGACCCCGCAGCAGCTGCGCGACGGCCGCGGCTATGCGGTGGTCGGCATCTTCGTCCTGGCCGCGATCCTGACCCCGCCGGACGTGGTCTCGCAGCTGATGCTGGCGATCCCGATGTGCCTGCTGTACGAACTGGGCATCATCGCCGCGGCAGCGGTGACCAAGAAGCCGGGAATCGAGGCACGGGAATAG
- a CDS encoding BPSS1780 family membrane protein, with protein sequence MIEIRKLPASAGAEWLLAGMSLLRRAPWTLGRLGLIWGLTALIALFLGVLNPTLGMLAQLLMGLAGPLLFGGLVWAVREVDQGRSAEPAHLLQGLQGGRTLNLLVALLPQAIALLALSILAVVVIRPEGWMQLTTVMNKLNELGQSGAQPDPAQVEQLVATLPALRILLWLMLVAVGFVAVALTLFLFAPQVMFDGRNGIAAIGHGLRACLHNLPAMLVFFVLAFLAMFAFYFALTVVMLVLQFLVGTAVAALVGQLLLMALLMPVLAGVVYAAWKQMFVHAGDAAPAVPPPPSNVFVA encoded by the coding sequence ATGATCGAGATTCGCAAGCTGCCGGCCTCGGCCGGCGCGGAATGGCTGTTGGCCGGCATGTCGCTGCTGCGACGGGCGCCGTGGACGTTGGGCCGGCTCGGGCTGATCTGGGGCCTGACGGCGCTGATCGCCCTGTTCCTGGGGGTGCTCAACCCGACCCTGGGCATGCTGGCGCAACTGCTGATGGGGCTGGCCGGCCCGCTGCTGTTCGGCGGGCTGGTGTGGGCGGTGCGCGAGGTCGACCAGGGCCGCAGCGCCGAGCCGGCGCACCTGCTGCAGGGCCTGCAGGGTGGCCGCACGTTGAACCTGCTGGTTGCATTGCTGCCACAGGCGATCGCCTTGTTGGCGCTGTCCATCCTCGCCGTCGTGGTGATCCGTCCGGAAGGATGGATGCAACTGACGACGGTGATGAACAAGCTCAACGAACTGGGCCAGTCCGGCGCGCAGCCGGATCCGGCGCAGGTGGAGCAGCTGGTCGCGACCCTGCCGGCGCTGCGTATCCTGCTGTGGCTGATGCTGGTGGCGGTCGGGTTCGTGGCGGTGGCGCTGACCCTGTTCCTGTTCGCGCCGCAGGTGATGTTCGACGGCCGCAACGGCATCGCCGCGATCGGCCACGGCCTGCGCGCCTGCCTGCACAACCTGCCGGCGATGCTGGTGTTCTTCGTCCTCGCCTTCCTGGCCATGTTCGCGTTCTATTTCGCGCTGACGGTGGTGATGCTGGTGCTGCAGTTCCTGGTCGGCACCGCCGTGGCGGCGCTGGTCGGGCAATTGCTGCTGATGGCGCTGCTGATGCCGGTCCTGGCCGGGGTCGTGTATGCGGCCTGGAAGCAGATGTTCGTGCATGCCGGCGACGCCGCGCCGGCGGTGCCGCCGCCGCCGTCGAACGTGTTTGTGGCGTAG
- a CDS encoding glutamine amidotransferase yields MPLASSVRRRAAPFLILETGEPVATMRRYGRFPHWIRVAAGLAEGDTVVANVAAGAALPARTEFAGVIVTGSAAFVTDRADWSERSAAWLREAAEEGTPLLGICYGHQLLAHALGGEVAYNPAGRESGTVHIELHPPAAEDPLFAGLPARFPAHATHLQTVLRAPAGATVLARSAQDQCHAFRWGEATWGLQFHPEFATHHMRGYVQARADCLRSAGRCARTIAREVSAAPLARKLLRRFVQHARGQHSGGQAKPR; encoded by the coding sequence ATGCCGTTGGCTTCTTCCGTCCGTCGCCGTGCTGCGCCCTTCCTGATCCTCGAAACCGGCGAACCGGTGGCGACGATGCGGCGCTACGGGCGTTTTCCGCACTGGATCCGCGTCGCCGCCGGCCTGGCCGAGGGCGACACGGTGGTGGCCAACGTTGCTGCCGGCGCGGCCCTGCCGGCGCGGACGGAGTTCGCCGGGGTGATCGTCACCGGCTCGGCGGCGTTCGTCACCGACCGGGCCGACTGGAGCGAGCGCTCGGCGGCCTGGCTGCGCGAAGCCGCCGAAGAGGGCACGCCGCTGCTGGGCATCTGCTACGGCCACCAGCTGCTGGCGCACGCGCTGGGCGGGGAGGTGGCCTACAACCCGGCCGGGCGCGAATCGGGCACGGTGCACATCGAACTGCATCCGCCGGCCGCCGAGGATCCGCTGTTCGCCGGTCTGCCGGCGCGCTTCCCCGCGCATGCCACGCATCTGCAGACGGTGCTGCGCGCCCCGGCCGGCGCCACGGTGCTGGCGCGCTCGGCGCAGGACCAGTGCCACGCCTTCCGCTGGGGCGAGGCGACCTGGGGCCTGCAGTTCCATCCGGAGTTCGCCACCCACCACATGCGCGGCTACGTGCAGGCGCGTGCAGACTGTCTACGCAGCGCCGGACGCTGCGCACGTACCATCGCCCGCGAGGTCAGCGCCGCGCCGCTGGCGCGCAAACTGCTGCGGCGCTTCGTTCAGCACGCACGTGGGCAGCACAGCGGCGGCCAGGCAAAACCGCGATAA
- a CDS encoding substrate-binding domain-containing protein: protein MRRSLIPLTLAALLIASGAAAAAPGSTRPAEPTTLTVLSSGGIMGAIRAIAPGYEQATGVKLHIEAAPSMGDTPQAIPNRLARHEPADVLLMVGAALDKLIADGQARQASRVDLGESYIAMAVKQGAPKPDISTMDAFRKTLLDSRSVAYSDSASGVYLSRTLFPRMRLGDGFAAKARMIPAEPVGAVVARGDAQLGFQQLSELKPVPGIAIVGLIPKQAQQMTLYAGAVATASTQPQAAQALLDYLASPAAAKAIADSGLTPLAGKQ from the coding sequence ATGCGCCGTTCCCTGATTCCGTTGACCTTGGCCGCCCTGCTGATCGCCTCCGGCGCGGCGGCAGCGGCCCCGGGTTCCACTCGTCCCGCCGAACCGACCACGCTCACCGTGCTCAGCTCCGGCGGCATCATGGGCGCGATCCGCGCCATCGCCCCCGGCTACGAGCAGGCCACCGGGGTGAAGCTGCACATCGAAGCGGCTCCGTCGATGGGCGACACGCCGCAGGCCATTCCCAACCGCCTCGCCCGCCACGAACCGGCGGACGTGCTGCTGATGGTCGGCGCGGCGCTCGACAAGCTCATCGCCGACGGCCAGGCGCGCCAGGCCAGCCGCGTGGACCTGGGCGAGTCCTACATCGCCATGGCGGTCAAGCAGGGCGCGCCCAAGCCGGACATTTCCACCATGGACGCCTTCCGCAAGACCCTGCTGGACAGCCGCTCGGTGGCCTATTCCGACAGCGCCAGCGGCGTCTATCTGTCGCGCACGCTGTTCCCGCGGATGCGGCTGGGCGACGGTTTTGCCGCCAAGGCGCGGATGATTCCCGCCGAGCCGGTCGGCGCGGTGGTCGCGCGCGGCGACGCGCAGTTGGGCTTCCAGCAACTGAGCGAACTCAAGCCGGTCCCGGGCATCGCCATCGTCGGCCTGATCCCCAAGCAGGCGCAGCAGATGACGCTGTACGCCGGCGCCGTGGCCACGGCCAGCACGCAACCGCAGGCGGCGCAGGCGCTGCTGGATTACCTGGCGTCGCCCGCCGCCGCCAAGGCCATCGCCGACAGCGGCCTGACACCGCTCGCCGGGAAGCAATAA
- a CDS encoding GspE/PulE family protein, which produces MDSRPAAPPVSLPAEPAVALPLGRLSFERVAAALLADGLVAPAERGRVQFSAQTARTVSDVHPLVLLSNLKLAATRPPGSELSLERLTEWLAQRCGLRYLRIDPTRVDVAAVTGVVSHAYARRHRILPLALQSERLLVATSEPLALDWLGDVQHLARRRIEVVVVNPLDLHRYTMEFFGVTRSVRGARDGRTEQSSGLPSFEQLVELGRGGDVNADDQHIVHIVDWLLQYAYEQRASDIHLEPRREAGRMRFRIDGVLHKVLEVPPAVMTAIVSRIKVLGRMDLAERRRPQDGRIKTRSPGGRETEMRLSTMPTAFGEKCVMRIFDPDAAFKSVDQLGFSAQEAAGWNALVERPHGIVLVTGPTGSGKTTTLYSTLKRLATPDVNVCSVEDPIEMIATEFNQMQVQPNIDLDFASGVRTLLRQDPDIIMIGEIRDLETAQMAVQASLTGHLVLSTLHTNDAPSAITRLLDLGVPHYLVASTLNGVLAQRLVRTLCGHCKRPHTLEAHEWDALREPGEALPEVLQPYAPVGCLECRRTGYLGRVGLYELLPVTPRLRTLIRADMDLAGFSRAAQAEGVRTLRRAGLEKVAAGLTTVEEVLSVLPPRE; this is translated from the coding sequence ATGGATTCGCGCCCCGCCGCGCCACCCGTGTCGTTGCCCGCCGAGCCCGCCGTGGCGTTGCCGCTGGGCCGCCTGAGCTTCGAACGCGTGGCCGCCGCGCTGCTCGCCGACGGCCTGGTCGCACCGGCCGAACGTGGCCGCGTGCAGTTCTCGGCGCAGACCGCGCGCACCGTCAGTGACGTGCATCCGCTGGTGCTGCTGTCCAACCTGAAGCTCGCCGCGACCCGCCCGCCGGGCAGCGAACTGAGCCTGGAGCGGCTGACCGAGTGGCTGGCGCAGCGCTGCGGCCTGCGCTACCTGCGCATCGATCCGACCCGGGTCGACGTGGCCGCGGTCACCGGTGTGGTCTCGCACGCCTACGCGCGGCGCCATCGCATCCTGCCGCTGGCGCTGCAGTCCGAGCGCCTGCTGGTGGCGACCAGCGAACCGCTGGCGCTGGATTGGCTCGGCGACGTGCAGCACCTGGCGCGGCGGCGCATCGAGGTCGTGGTGGTCAACCCGCTGGACCTGCATCGCTACACGATGGAGTTCTTCGGCGTGACCCGCTCGGTGCGCGGCGCCAGGGACGGGCGCACCGAGCAGAGCAGCGGCCTGCCCAGCTTCGAGCAACTGGTGGAACTGGGCCGCGGCGGCGACGTCAACGCCGACGACCAGCACATCGTGCACATCGTCGACTGGCTGCTGCAGTACGCCTACGAGCAGCGCGCCAGCGACATCCACCTGGAGCCGCGGCGCGAGGCCGGGCGCATGCGCTTCCGCATCGACGGCGTGCTGCACAAGGTGCTGGAAGTGCCGCCGGCGGTGATGACCGCCATCGTCAGCCGTATCAAGGTGCTCGGGCGCATGGACCTGGCCGAACGGCGGCGGCCGCAGGACGGGCGCATCAAGACCCGCTCGCCGGGCGGGCGCGAGACCGAGATGCGCCTGTCGACCATGCCCACCGCGTTCGGCGAGAAGTGCGTGATGCGCATCTTCGACCCCGACGCCGCGTTCAAGAGCGTGGACCAGCTCGGTTTCAGCGCGCAGGAAGCGGCCGGCTGGAACGCGCTGGTGGAACGTCCGCATGGGATCGTGCTGGTCACCGGTCCCACCGGGTCGGGCAAGACCACCACGCTGTACTCCACGCTCAAGCGCCTGGCCACGCCGGACGTGAACGTGTGCAGCGTGGAGGACCCGATCGAGATGATCGCCACCGAATTCAACCAGATGCAGGTGCAGCCGAACATCGACCTGGACTTCGCCAGCGGCGTGCGCACGCTGCTGCGGCAGGACCCGGACATCATCATGATCGGCGAAATCCGCGACCTGGAAACCGCGCAGATGGCGGTGCAGGCTTCGCTGACCGGGCACCTGGTGCTGTCGACCCTGCACACCAACGACGCGCCCTCGGCGATCACCCGCCTGCTCGACCTGGGCGTGCCGCACTACCTGGTCGCCTCCACCCTCAACGGCGTGCTGGCGCAACGCCTGGTGCGCACCCTGTGCGGCCACTGCAAGCGTCCGCACACCCTCGAAGCCCACGAGTGGGACGCGTTGCGTGAGCCGGGCGAGGCCTTGCCCGAGGTGCTGCAACCCTATGCCCCGGTGGGCTGCCTGGAATGCCGCCGCACCGGCTACCTGGGCCGGGTCGGCCTGTACGAATTGCTGCCGGTGACCCCGCGCCTGCGCACCCTGATCCGCGCCGACATGGACCTGGCCGGCTTCAGCCGCGCCGCCCAGGCCGAAGGCGTGCGCACGCTGCGCCGCGCCGGCCTGGAGAAAGTGGCCGCCGGGCTGACCACCGTCGAGGAAGTGCTGTCGGTGCTGCCGCCGCGGGAGTGA
- the glyQ gene encoding glycine--tRNA ligase subunit alpha encodes MSVSRSVPITFQGLIQTLNQFWAQHGCVLIQPLDLEVGAGTFHPATFLRALGPEPWNAAYVQPSRRPTDGRYGENPNRLQRYYQYQVAMKPNPDNIQQLYLDSLRALGIDPLVHDLRFVEDNWESPTLGAWGLGWEVWLNGMEVTQFTYFQQAGGLECKPVLGEITYGLERLCMYLQNCDNVYDLVWTYGPDGTPVTYGDVYHQNEVEQSAYNFEHANVAELFHRFDACEREAQALVEVGLPLPAYEQVTKASHAFNLLDARRAISVTERQRYILRVRALAQAVAKAYYAQREKLGFPGVKK; translated from the coding sequence ATGTCCGTTTCCCGGTCCGTTCCGATCACGTTCCAGGGTCTGATCCAGACCCTCAACCAGTTCTGGGCGCAGCACGGCTGCGTGCTGATCCAACCGCTGGACCTGGAAGTGGGCGCCGGCACCTTCCATCCGGCCACGTTCCTGCGCGCGCTCGGGCCGGAGCCGTGGAACGCGGCCTACGTGCAGCCGAGCCGGCGCCCCACCGACGGCCGCTACGGCGAGAACCCGAACCGCCTGCAACGCTACTACCAGTACCAGGTGGCGATGAAGCCCAACCCGGACAACATCCAGCAGCTGTACCTGGATTCGTTGCGCGCGCTGGGCATCGACCCGCTGGTGCACGACCTGCGCTTCGTCGAGGACAACTGGGAATCGCCCACGCTCGGCGCCTGGGGCCTGGGCTGGGAGGTGTGGCTCAACGGCATGGAAGTCACCCAGTTCACCTACTTCCAGCAGGCCGGCGGCCTGGAGTGCAAGCCGGTGCTGGGCGAGATCACCTACGGGCTCGAGCGCCTGTGCATGTACCTGCAGAACTGCGACAACGTCTACGACCTGGTGTGGACCTACGGCCCCGACGGCACGCCGGTCACCTACGGCGACGTCTACCACCAGAACGAGGTGGAGCAGAGCGCGTACAACTTCGAACACGCCAACGTGGCCGAACTGTTCCACCGCTTCGACGCCTGCGAGCGGGAAGCGCAGGCGCTGGTCGAGGTCGGATTGCCGCTGCCGGCCTACGAACAGGTGACCAAGGCCAGCCACGCCTTCAACCTGCTCGACGCCCGCCGCGCGATCTCGGTGACCGAGCGCCAGCGCTACATCCTGCGCGTGCGCGCGCTGGCGCAGGCGGTGGCCAAGGCCTACTACGCGCAGCGCGAGAAGCTGGGCTTCCCCGGCGTCAAGAAGTGA
- the rep gene encoding DNA helicase Rep, which translates to MHGLNPPQRAAVLHCEGPLLVLAGAGSGKTRVIVEKIAHLIASGRYPAKRIAAITFTNKSAKEMRERVAKRIRSEAADGLTICTFHALGLKFLQIEHAAVGLKRGFSIFDADDAAAQIKDLMPGAKPDAIEDAKNLISRAKNAGLSPEQAMAAARSTREQEAASLYERYQARLSTFNAVDFDDLIRLPVQVLEENEDIVMAWRERIGYLLVDESQDTNDAQYRLLKMLAGPRGNFTCVGDDDQSIYAWRGANPENLMQMGRDYPALQIIKLEQNYRCSNRVLRAANALIAHNPHEHLKTLWSDQADGERIRVWECRDSEHEAEKVAAEIAYLGTAKQVPWSDFCILFRGNFQSRPLEKALQMAGVPYHITGGTAFLERQEVKDVLSWLRLLVNPDDDAAFLRAVQAPKREVGATSLAKLAELASAKHLPMSRAAESVGALQQLPPRAANGLSDFVDILHELRAASTTLSSADVVRQLAEQSGLIRELRSQCKDEASFQRRRGNLEELAKWFEGGPRGATVGDLAAQLALLSRNDKDDGGNQVRMMTMHASKGLEFRYVFIVGCEDGVLPHEVSLEEGNLQEERRLLYVGITRAKEQLWMSYSKLTRKFGEHIRLKPSRFFDEIPAEEMQRDGADPVADAARKKERANAGLAAIQALFD; encoded by the coding sequence ATGCACGGTCTCAATCCTCCCCAACGCGCCGCGGTCCTGCATTGCGAGGGTCCGTTGCTGGTGCTGGCCGGTGCCGGCAGCGGCAAGACCCGCGTGATCGTGGAAAAGATCGCGCACCTGATCGCCAGCGGCCGCTACCCGGCCAAGCGCATCGCCGCGATCACCTTCACCAACAAGTCGGCCAAGGAAATGCGCGAGCGCGTGGCCAAGCGCATCCGCAGCGAGGCCGCCGACGGCCTGACCATCTGCACCTTCCACGCCCTGGGGCTGAAGTTCCTGCAGATCGAACACGCGGCGGTGGGCCTGAAGCGCGGCTTCTCGATCTTCGACGCCGACGATGCCGCCGCGCAGATCAAGGACCTGATGCCCGGGGCCAAGCCCGACGCCATCGAGGACGCCAAGAACCTGATCTCGCGCGCCAAGAACGCCGGGCTGTCGCCGGAACAGGCGATGGCGGCGGCGCGCAGCACCCGCGAGCAGGAAGCGGCCAGCCTGTACGAGCGCTATCAGGCGCGGCTGAGCACCTTCAACGCGGTGGACTTCGACGACCTGATCCGCCTGCCGGTGCAGGTGCTGGAGGAAAACGAGGACATCGTGATGGCCTGGCGCGAGCGCATCGGCTACCTGCTGGTGGACGAAAGCCAGGACACCAACGACGCGCAGTACCGGCTGCTGAAGATGCTGGCCGGCCCGCGCGGCAACTTCACCTGCGTGGGTGACGACGACCAGAGCATCTACGCCTGGCGCGGCGCCAATCCGGAAAACCTGATGCAGATGGGCCGCGACTATCCGGCCCTGCAGATCATCAAGCTGGAGCAGAACTACCGCTGCTCCAATCGCGTGCTGCGCGCGGCCAATGCCTTGATCGCGCATAACCCGCACGAGCACCTGAAGACGCTGTGGAGCGACCAGGCCGACGGCGAGCGCATCCGTGTGTGGGAATGCCGCGACAGCGAGCACGAGGCCGAGAAGGTCGCCGCCGAGATCGCCTACCTGGGCACCGCCAAGCAGGTGCCGTGGAGCGACTTCTGCATCCTGTTCCGCGGCAACTTCCAGTCGCGGCCGCTGGAAAAGGCGCTGCAGATGGCCGGCGTGCCGTACCACATCACCGGCGGCACCGCATTCCTGGAGCGGCAGGAGGTCAAGGACGTGCTGTCCTGGCTGCGCCTGCTGGTCAACCCCGACGACGACGCGGCGTTCCTGCGCGCGGTACAGGCGCCCAAGCGCGAGGTCGGCGCGACCTCGCTGGCCAAGCTGGCCGAACTGGCCTCGGCCAAGCACCTGCCGATGTCGCGCGCGGCCGAGTCGGTGGGCGCGCTGCAGCAGTTGCCGCCGCGCGCGGCCAACGGCCTGAGCGATTTCGTCGACATCCTGCACGAACTGCGCGCGGCCTCGACCACGCTGTCCTCGGCCGATGTGGTGCGCCAGCTCGCCGAGCAGTCGGGGTTGATCCGCGAACTGCGCAGTCAGTGCAAGGACGAAGCGAGTTTCCAGCGCCGCCGCGGCAACCTGGAGGAGTTGGCCAAGTGGTTCGAAGGCGGCCCGCGCGGCGCCACCGTCGGCGACCTGGCCGCGCAGTTGGCGCTGCTGTCGCGCAACGACAAGGACGACGGCGGCAACCAGGTGCGGATGATGACCATGCACGCCTCCAAGGGCCTGGAGTTCCGCTACGTGTTCATCGTCGGCTGCGAGGATGGCGTGCTGCCGCACGAGGTCAGCCTGGAAGAAGGCAATCTGCAGGAAGAGCGGCGCCTGCTGTATGTGGGCATCACCCGCGCCAAGGAGCAGCTGTGGATGAGCTACAGCAAGCTCACCCGCAAGTTCGGCGAGCACATCCGGCTCAAGCCCAGCCGCTTCTTCGACGAGATCCCGGCCGAGGAGATGCAGCGCGACGGCGCCGACCCGGTGGCCGACGCGGCGCGCAAGAAGGAGCGCGCCAATGCTGGGTTGGCGGCGATCCAGGCGTTGTTTGATTAG
- a CDS encoding thymidine kinase, whose protein sequence is MAKLYFYYSAMNAGKTTTLLQSAHNYRERGMRTAILTPRLDHRAGSGVVASRIGLRADGMPFVAETDLLATIEADIASHGPLHCVLVDEAQFLSRAQVWQLSEVVDRLRIPVLCYGLRTDFRGELFEGSQYLLAWADELQEIKTICHTGSKATMTVRVDENGHAVQDGPQVEIGGNERYVSVSRPEFKKIMRGEGRIDPLQIALPL, encoded by the coding sequence ATGGCGAAACTGTATTTCTACTATTCGGCGATGAACGCCGGCAAGACCACCACGCTGCTGCAGTCGGCGCACAACTACCGCGAACGCGGCATGCGCACGGCGATCCTGACGCCGCGGCTGGACCACCGCGCCGGCAGCGGCGTGGTCGCCTCGCGCATCGGCCTGCGCGCCGACGGCATGCCGTTCGTCGCCGAGACCGATCTGCTGGCCACCATCGAGGCCGACATCGCCAGCCACGGGCCGTTGCATTGCGTGCTGGTGGACGAGGCCCAGTTCCTCAGCCGCGCGCAGGTCTGGCAGCTCAGCGAAGTGGTCGACCGGCTGCGCATCCCGGTGCTGTGCTACGGCCTGCGCACCGATTTCCGCGGCGAGCTGTTCGAGGGCAGCCAGTACCTGCTGGCCTGGGCCGACGAGCTGCAGGAGATCAAGACCATCTGCCACACCGGCAGCAAGGCGACGATGACCGTGCGCGTGGACGAGAACGGCCATGCGGTGCAGGACGGCCCGCAGGTGGAGATCGGCGGCAACGAGCGCTACGTGTCGGTCAGCCGCCCCGAGTTCAAGAAGATCATGCGCGGCGAAGGCCGCATCGATCCGCTGCAGATCGCGTTGCCGCTGTAA
- a CDS encoding sel1 repeat family protein encodes MLSLKRFFAGSGAALACALLLALPGPATAAPGDHTFQDIPAQVLTDGFLDAHLDLFYRRAGIRADKKGEYAEARKQYQLAARYADKPSQARLGEMYWEGQGGAADHTMGFLWMALAAERGYDQFGARKMEYWNQLTPDERKRAAKLDKSMLAEYGDQVAKPRQEAVLRREAMRSTGGLLGHSGAAGPLSINGPRGGSIDPEVFYAKQFWEPSAYWKLQDQVWDGRTPGRVDIGDVEDISTEGAPPPPPQEPAKH; translated from the coding sequence ATGCTTTCGTTGAAGAGATTTTTCGCCGGCAGTGGCGCTGCATTGGCCTGTGCCCTGCTGCTCGCCCTGCCCGGCCCCGCCACTGCGGCCCCGGGCGACCACACCTTCCAGGACATCCCGGCGCAGGTCCTGACCGACGGCTTCCTCGACGCGCACCTGGACCTGTTCTATCGCCGCGCCGGCATTCGCGCCGACAAGAAGGGCGAGTACGCCGAGGCCCGGAAGCAGTACCAGTTGGCCGCCCGCTATGCCGACAAGCCGTCGCAGGCGCGGCTGGGCGAGATGTACTGGGAAGGCCAGGGTGGCGCTGCCGACCATACGATGGGTTTCCTGTGGATGGCGCTGGCCGCCGAGCGCGGCTACGACCAGTTCGGCGCGCGCAAGATGGAGTACTGGAACCAGCTGACCCCGGACGAGCGCAAGCGCGCGGCCAAGCTCGACAAATCCATGCTCGCCGAGTACGGCGACCAGGTCGCCAAGCCGCGCCAGGAAGCGGTATTGCGGCGCGAGGCGATGCGCAGCACCGGCGGCCTGCTCGGCCACTCCGGCGCGGCCGGCCCGCTGTCGATCAACGGCCCGCGCGGCGGCAGCATCGATCCGGAAGTGTTCTACGCCAAGCAGTTCTGGGAGCCGAGCGCGTACTGGAAGCTGCAGGACCAGGTATGGGACGGCCGCACCCCGGGCCGGGTCGACATCGGCGATGTCGAGGACATCAGTACGGAAGGCGCGCCGCCACCGCCACCGCAGGAGCCGGCCAAGCACTGA